A stretch of the Leishmania donovani BPK282A1 complete genome, chromosome 21 genome encodes the following:
- a CDS encoding beta tubulin, whose translation MREIVSCQAGQCGNQIGSKFWEVISDEHGVDPTGTYQGDSDLQLERINVYFDESTGGRYVPRAVLMDLEPGTMDSVRAG comes from the coding sequence ATGCGTGAGATCGTTTCCTGCCAGGCCGGCCAGTGCGGCAACCAGATCGGCTCTAAGTTTTGGGAGGTGATTTCCGACGAACATGGTGTCGATCCGACTGGTACCTACCAGGGCGACTCGGATCTGCAGCTCGAGCGCATCAACGTCTACTTCGATGAGTCGACGGGAGGCCGCTACGTGCCGCGCGCCGTGCTGATGGACCTCGAGCCCGGCACTATGGACTCCGTTCGCGCCGGC